One stretch of Pseudomonas azotoformans DNA includes these proteins:
- the cbiB gene encoding adenosylcobinamide-phosphate synthase CbiB, protein MSVALLCVAAVALDALLGEPRRWHPLVAFGNFAGRIEQRFNTGGRGWRSHGVTAWFIAVVPLTLLATALSWAPYIGWVLEILALYCALGMRSLGEHVIPVAQALRSDDLEEARKRVSYLVSRQTSELDRTEVARAATESVLENGSDAVFAAIFWFVVAGVPGVVLYRLSNTLDAMWGYRNERFERFGWAAAKIDDVLNYIPARLVALTYAVLGKTRLALKCWRTQGPTWDSPNAGPVMAAGAGALGVELGGAAIYHGEVHHRPQLGEGPAADAASIDRGWQLVQRGVWLWLLILCAGAQFYA, encoded by the coding sequence TGCTGGGCGAACCCAGGCGCTGGCATCCGCTGGTGGCGTTCGGCAATTTCGCCGGGCGCATCGAGCAACGTTTCAACACCGGTGGCCGTGGCTGGCGCAGCCATGGCGTGACCGCGTGGTTTATCGCCGTGGTGCCGCTGACGTTGCTGGCCACGGCCTTGTCATGGGCGCCGTACATCGGCTGGGTGCTGGAGATCCTCGCGCTGTACTGCGCCCTCGGCATGCGCAGCCTTGGCGAGCATGTGATTCCGGTGGCCCAGGCGCTGCGCAGTGATGACCTGGAGGAAGCGCGCAAGCGTGTGAGCTATCTGGTCAGCCGTCAGACCAGCGAGCTGGACCGCACCGAAGTTGCCCGTGCCGCTACCGAGTCGGTGCTGGAGAACGGCAGCGATGCGGTGTTCGCTGCGATTTTCTGGTTTGTGGTGGCCGGCGTGCCAGGCGTGGTGCTTTACCGCCTGAGCAACACCCTCGACGCCATGTGGGGTTATCGCAACGAACGCTTCGAGCGCTTCGGCTGGGCTGCTGCAAAAATCGACGACGTGCTGAATTACATTCCCGCACGCCTGGTGGCGTTGACCTACGCGGTGCTGGGCAAGACGCGCCTGGCGCTCAAATGCTGGCGCACCCAAGGCCCGACCTGGGACAGCCCCAACGCCGGGCCGGTCATGGCCGCTGGTGCGGGCGCCCTGGGCGTGGAGTTGGGCGGCGCTGCGATCTATCACGGTGAAGTGCACCACCGCCCGCAACTGGGCGAAGGCCCGGCGGCGGATGCCGCTTCCATCGACCGGGGCTGGCAACTGGTGCAACGCGGCGTATGGTTGTGGCTGCTGATCCTATGCGCGGGGGCGCAATTCTATGCTTGA